The window ATGCGGGCGAAAGCCGCCATGGACAGCCGGCCGATGCATGCCTCGGTGCCGCCGGCGACAACGACATCGGCCCGCCCGTCCCGCAGTAAGGCGAGCCCCATGGCTATTGCCTCCGCTCCGGAGGCGCAGGCGCTGGTCGGCGCGTGGGCGCCGGCCCGGGCGTCGAGAGCCAGACTGACGGCGGCGGCCGAACCGTTGGGCATCAACATCGTCACCGCGAACGGCGACACGCGGCCCGGCCCTTTGGCCAACGACACGTCGTGCTGGTCGACCAGCGTCCCCCCGCCGCCGAGACCGGTGCCGATCACCACGGCCAGCCGCTCCGGCGCCACCTCGGGCGCGCCGGCGTCGGCCCATGCCTGCCGGGCGGCCACCATCGCGATCTGCTGGCAGCGGTCCATCCGTCGGGCCTCGACCCGGTCCAGTACCTCGGTCGGTTCCTGACTCAGCCGACCTGCCAGTCGTACGGGCAGATCGCGAGACCACGGTTCGTCGAGCACGGTGATCGGGGATTCGCCGGCGAGCAGCGCCTTCCAGGTGGAGTGGACGTCGCCGCCCAGCGGCGTGGTCATTCCCAAACCGGTGACCATCACGCCGGTCGTACCCAGGACCTCCCCGTCCGGGCGACCGGGGAGATCGGGGAGTTCGGGGAGCTTCGGATAACCCAAGAAGTAGTCGTCAGATGCGTCGTAGGACATCGAGGTTCCCTTTCTGAAGCCTTCTGGGGAAACGTTCTCCCTTGGATACGGGCCGTTCGTCGTCGACTGGCCGTCGTCATGACGTTATCCGTACGAGGCACTTTCCGTAACGGCCGACGGACCGAGCCGTGACGGCGACCGGAGGATGGCTTTCATCCGTCTTCCGGCCTACTCGAAGCTCGCCTCCGGTAGGGGGGATGGACCCATCCCGCGGCGGATACCCGATATTTCTCCGCCGACTTAGCATCTCTTCGAGCGGAAACCACCAAGACGCACACGTACAGCAATGGCTGAATACGTAACCAAGTCCCGGCGGCTCAGTGGGGAAATGGCAGGGGAAATGCCAATGGCCGAGTCGAACAGGAGGACCACGATGTCAGAGGATGCCGTCACAGAATCCCGACTGGAGCCGACGACCTTGGTCGAGCTCTGCAGGTATCGCGCGTCCAGGGAGCCGGATCGACGGATGTTCGCCTTCCTGGAGAACGGCCTCGAAGAGTC of the Streptomyces sp. 1222.5 genome contains:
- a CDS encoding beta-ketoacyl synthase, whose amino-acid sequence is MSYDASDDYFLGYPKLPELPDLPGRPDGEVLGTTGVMVTGLGMTTPLGGDVHSTWKALLAGESPITVLDEPWSRDLPVRLAGRLSQEPTEVLDRVEARRMDRCQQIAMVAARQAWADAGAPEVAPERLAVVIGTGLGGGGTLVDQHDVSLAKGPGRVSPFAVTMLMPNGSAAAVSLALDARAGAHAPTSACASGAEAIAMGLALLRDGRADVVVAGGTEACIGRLSMAAFARMGALSGRHEDPQNASRPFDSARDGFVMSEGGGAVVLERTQFAKARGARMYATLAGTGMSSDAHTMTSPSADGQISAIREALRSGGLGPQDIVHVNAHAPGTPVGDRIEAAALLESLGPHALVTATKSITGHLIGGAGAIEAIFTVLSVFTDVIPATRNLDDKDPEVKVDIVTGTPQRIRVTAAISNSFGFGGHNVVLAFTKPA